One window of the Primulina eburnea isolate SZY01 chromosome 18, ASM2296580v1, whole genome shotgun sequence genome contains the following:
- the LOC140819109 gene encoding uncharacterized protein: MAAREQVHPHEETEEVDSGFGQMNPLPPPPMGQAPADQPLLPGELTLAQFSSYLPPRFDSSETGERAEEWIERIEQIFVTTPCARSAWLRLATFQLSRNVLLWWQTTETRLSAQGHTVDWDVFRSRFIDKYFSIAARQKKEREFENLRQGSMSVAEYESRYSALLKYVPHIATNVHAKMRHFLKGLKLELFDHVQSNNPVSFEDAVTRAEMAELVMQEYGAQGRLSELTRESLRPQGQSFKYQKGSSSSSASSGKRRFDSRRVESRGGSSQSVQGQRGESRAVRCFRCGGPHLIRECTQTEITCFECGGVGHIARQCPSHEGQRDPRSDRGRSSGRGGRQPQQFTPRPSGRQPQTQGAGPPQAQVYALTREQAEEAREEMIAGKCYLCSYPAYILIDTGVSHTFISKRFVVEHHMRSSPLSMPLSVSTPSGVDISVVSMISDDEKERWTFYGKGSRPRVPLVSAIRMSRLLEHGHEGYLIYAVDMIEKKKEVGIEEIPVVAEFADVFLDEIPGFPPAREVEFGIKLMPGTSPISRTPYRMAPAELRELKAQLQDLLDKGYIRPSVSPWGAPVLFITDERVQRWKELVSRKQYTLFRVADDGSLKMMDRWIKAERRRPGGELRSLEVPTWKYEHISMDFVTHLPRSTGTIDAIWSSIPLVEFAYNNSYQSSTQMATFEALYGRRCRSPLYWDDVDRAAVTGPDMIHDMEQKVKLIQQRLKAAQDRQVAYANKRRRPLEFQQGYRVFFKVSPFRGTVRFGMKGKLAPRYVGPYEILQRIGTLAYRLALPPSLSGIHDVFHVSMLRKYEPDPSHVLNISEVQLDPDVSYVERPVCILDRSERKLRSKLIPMVKVQWEHRGVKEATWETERHMRELYPYSF, translated from the exons ATGGCAGCTAGAGAACAGGTACATCCACACGAGGAAACGGAAGAGGTTGACAGTGGGTTTGGGCAGATGAATCCATTGCCACCTCCTCCTATGGGACAGGCACCTGCAGATCAGCCTTTATTGCCTGGTGAGTTGACTTTGGCACAGTTTAGCAGTTATCTTCCACCGAGATTTGATAGTTCTGAGACTGGTGAGCGAGCAGAGGAGTGGATTGAGAGGATAGAGCAGATATTTGTGACCACTCCGTGTGCTAGGTCTGCTTGGTTACGATTGGCTACATTTCAGCTTTCGCGGAATGTATTATTGTGGTGGCAGACGACTGAGACCAGATTGAGTGCCCAGGGCCACACTGTTGATTGGGATGTGTTCCGATCTCGTTTTATTGATAAGTATTTTTCTATAGCAGCCAGACAGAAGAAAGAGagagaatttgagaatttgagacagggcAGTATGTCTGTTGCTGAGTATGAGTCTCGGTATTCTGCATTGCTGAAATATGTGCCACATATTGCTACGAATGTTCATGCTAAGATGAGGCACTTCTTGAAAGGGTTGAAGTTAGAGTTGTTTGATCATGTTCAGTCAAACAACCCGGTATCATTTGAGGATGCAGTGACGAGGGCTGAGATGGCTGAGTTGGTTATGCAGGAGTATGGGGCTCAGGGACGATTATCAGAGCTGACTAGGGAGTCATTGCGACCTCAGGGACAGtcttttaaatatcagaagggttcatcttcttcttcagCATCATCTGGGAAGCGTCGATTTGATTCACGACGTGTTGAGAGTCGTGGGGGCAGTTCTCAgtctgttcaggggcagagaggaGAGTCCAGAGCAGTGAGATGTTTTCGTTGTGGAGGACCCCATCTGATCAGAGAGTGTACACAGACCGAGATCACCTGTTTTGAGTGTGGCGGTGTGGGCCATATAGCCAGACAGTGTCCTAGTCATGAGGGACAGCGAGATCCCAGGAGTGATAGAGGTAGATCCTCAGGGAGAGGAGGACGACAACCTCAGCAGTTTACACCACGACCTTCTGGAAGACAGCCGCAGACGCAGGGAGCTGGTCCGCCTCAGGCACAGGTGTATGCTTTGACACGAGAGCAGGCAGAGGAGGCACGAGAGGAGATGATAGCGGGTAAGTGTTATTTATGttcttatcctgcttatattctTATTGATACTGGTGTCTCGCATACTTTTATATCGAAGAGGTTTGTGGTTGAGCATCATATGCGCTCATCTCCATTGTCTATGCCTCTTTCTGTTTCGACACCTTCTGgagttgatatatcagttgtatCTATGATATCAGATG ATGAGAAAGAGCGTTGGACATTTTATGGGAAGGGTTCTCGTCCCCGTGTTCCGTTGGTATCTGCTATCCGGATGTCTCGGTTATTGGAGCATGGgcatgagggttatcttatttatgctgtagatatgatAGAGAAGAAGAAGGAGGTGGGAATAGAGGAGATACCTGTAGTTGCTGAGTTTGCCGATGTATTTCttgatgagattccaggcttCCCACCAGCTCGTGAGGTAGAGTTTGGGATtaagttgatgccaggtacttcCCCTATTTCTCGTACTccttacagaatggcaccagcagAGTTGAGAGAGTTGAAAGCCCAGTTGCAGGACTTGCTGGACAAGGGATACATTCGCCCTAGTGTATCgccttggggtgcaccagtcttattt ATAACAGATGAGAGGGTTCAGCGGTGGAAGGAGTTGGTTTCTCGGAAACAATATACCCTTTTTAGAGTGGCCGATGATGGCAGTTTGAAGATGATGGATAGATGG ATCAAAGCTGAGAGGAGAAGGCCGGGTGGTGAATTGAGGAGTTTAGAAGTACCGACTTGGAAATATGAGCACatatcgatggattttgtgactcatttgccAAGAAGCACTGGAACtattgatgctatttgg TCATCTATTCCATTGGTAGAGTTTGCgtataacaatagttatcagaGTAGTACTCAGATGGCTACAtttgaggcattgtatgggagaCGTTGTAGATCTccgttatattgggatgatgttGATCGAGCTGCAGTTACCGGTCCTGATATGATTCATGATATGGAACAAAAAGTAAAGTTGATACAACAACGATTGAAAGCAGCTCAAGATAGACAGGTCGCCTATGCTAATAAAAGACGAAGACCTTTAGAGTTTCAGCAGGGCTATCGAGTATTTTTTAAAGTTTCTCCTTTTCGTGGTACAGTGCGATTTGGCATGAAAGGAAAGTTGGCACCGAGGTATGTTGGTCCGTATGAGATATTGCAGCGGATAGGCACGTTGGCTTATCGATTGGCTCTACCTCCATCTTTAtctggtattcatgatgtgtttcacgtatcgatgttGCGGAAGTATGAGCCAGACCCTTCACATGTGTTGAATATTTCTGAGGTTCAGTTAGATCCTGATGTGTCTTATGTTGAGAGACCAGTTTGTATTTTGGATCGATCTGAACGGAAGCTTCGTAGTAAGCTTATACCGatggtgaaggttcagtgggagCATAGAGGTGTcaaagaggccacttgggagacagagcggCATATGAGGGAGCTCTACCCCTACTCATTCTGA